A single genomic interval of Corallococcus macrosporus harbors:
- a CDS encoding siderophore-interacting protein, with translation MSGDSERVARRGPFPVKLRLLEVLRVTRLSPHMVRVTLGGPELEGFSSPGADDHVKCFFAKPGVKKPDMPVVGPHGLAMPEGLEKPASRDYTPRRFDPKANELDIDFVLHGEGPASMWAAQAKPGDFMGIGGPRSTHDVADDFDWYLLAGDQSALPAIARRLEELPAGKRAFAFIEVADAAEEQRIVSKADVKLTWLHRGGAEAGTTKHLEDALRAWTPPPGDGFVFVAGESTSLKSIREHLVNERGLNKSWMRVTGYWKRGVAEHHDSKG, from the coding sequence ATGAGCGGCGATTCGGAGCGCGTGGCCCGGCGGGGGCCGTTCCCGGTGAAGTTGCGGTTGCTGGAGGTTCTGCGCGTGACGCGGCTGTCGCCGCACATGGTGCGCGTGACGCTGGGCGGCCCGGAGCTGGAGGGCTTTTCGTCCCCCGGCGCGGATGATCACGTGAAGTGCTTCTTCGCGAAGCCCGGCGTGAAGAAGCCGGACATGCCGGTGGTCGGGCCCCACGGCCTGGCCATGCCGGAGGGGCTGGAGAAGCCCGCCTCGCGCGACTACACGCCGCGCCGCTTCGACCCGAAGGCGAACGAGCTGGACATCGACTTCGTGCTGCACGGCGAGGGCCCCGCGTCGATGTGGGCCGCGCAGGCGAAGCCCGGCGACTTCATGGGCATTGGCGGTCCGCGCAGCACGCACGACGTGGCGGACGACTTCGACTGGTACCTGCTCGCGGGGGACCAGAGCGCGCTGCCGGCCATCGCCCGGCGCCTGGAGGAGCTGCCCGCAGGCAAGCGCGCGTTCGCCTTCATCGAGGTCGCGGACGCGGCGGAGGAGCAGCGCATCGTCAGCAAGGCGGACGTGAAGCTCACCTGGCTGCACCGGGGCGGCGCGGAGGCCGGCACGACGAAGCACCTGGAGGACGCGCTGCGCGCCTGGACGCCTCCCCCTGGGGACGGGTTCGTGTTCGTGGCCGGCGAGTCCACGTCGCTCAAGTCCATCCGGGAACACCTGGTGAACGAGCGCGGTCTGAACAAGAGCTGGATGCGGGTGACGGGCTACTGGAAGCGCGGCGTCGCCGAGCACCACGACTCGAAGGGGTAG
- the ndk gene encoding nucleoside-diphosphate kinase, which translates to MAIERTLSIIKPDGVKNNHVGEIIARFEKAGLKPVAIRRQQLSQAEAEGFYAVHKARPFFKDLVSFMISGPVVLMALEGENAVQKNRDLMGATDPKKADKGTIRADFAQSIDANTVHGSDSLENAKNEVAYFFRETEIHG; encoded by the coding sequence ATGGCCATCGAGCGCACGCTGTCCATCATCAAGCCCGACGGAGTGAAGAACAACCACGTCGGCGAGATCATCGCCCGGTTCGAGAAGGCGGGCCTGAAGCCCGTCGCCATCCGCCGGCAGCAGCTGTCCCAGGCGGAGGCCGAGGGCTTCTACGCCGTCCACAAGGCCCGGCCGTTCTTCAAGGACCTGGTGTCCTTCATGATCTCCGGCCCGGTGGTCCTGATGGCCCTGGAGGGTGAGAACGCCGTCCAGAAGAACCGCGACCTGATGGGCGCCACGGACCCGAAGAAGGCCGACAAGGGCACCATCCGCGCGGACTTCGCCCAGAGCATCGACGCGAACACGGTCCACGGCTCGGACAGCCTGGAGAACGCGAAGAACGAGGTCGCGTACTTCTTCCGCGAGACCGAAATCCACGGCTGA
- the rimM gene encoding ribosome maturation factor RimM (Essential for efficient processing of 16S rRNA), with amino-acid sequence MSALACLELGYVARAHGLRGEVAVRAFDPASETLGTVDRVRLRLRSGEEREYTVESFRPANKEDLVGFEGIESRTAAEALVGAKVLVYREDLEPPEEGEFFQGDLVGLTAVDEQGASLGTVEEVWATGEVPNLVIRMKGRPELVVPFADEFVPTVDVPAGRIVIRPLEYLEADGPEGPPEDSGDDG; translated from the coding sequence GTGAGCGCGCTGGCCTGTCTGGAGCTGGGCTACGTGGCCCGTGCGCACGGGCTGCGTGGCGAGGTGGCCGTCCGCGCCTTCGACCCCGCGTCGGAGACGCTCGGCACCGTCGACCGTGTCCGGCTGCGGCTGCGCTCCGGCGAGGAGCGCGAGTACACCGTGGAGTCCTTCCGCCCGGCGAACAAGGAAGACCTCGTGGGCTTCGAGGGCATCGAGTCCCGCACGGCCGCCGAGGCGCTGGTGGGCGCGAAGGTGCTCGTCTACCGCGAGGACCTGGAGCCGCCAGAAGAGGGCGAGTTCTTCCAGGGCGACCTCGTGGGCCTCACCGCCGTGGACGAGCAGGGCGCGTCCCTGGGCACGGTGGAAGAGGTCTGGGCCACCGGTGAGGTGCCCAACCTGGTGATCCGCATGAAGGGCCGGCCGGAGCTGGTGGTGCCCTTCGCGGACGAGTTCGTCCCCACGGTGGACGTGCCCGCGGGTCGCATCGTCATCCGGCCCCTGGAGTACCTGGAGGCGGACGGGCCCGAGGGTCCCCCCGAGGACTCCGGAGACGACGGGTGA
- the rplS gene encoding 50S ribosomal protein L19 translates to MRRSLIEHVENKFLRKDITAFRTGDSVRVHWKVKEGEKERVQAFEGVVIRKTKGTNRATFTVRKMSFGVGVERIFPIHSPRYEKIEVLTRGDVNRKRLFYLRELKGKASRVDVQVDPEKAAAKAAVAKG, encoded by the coding sequence ATGCGCCGCAGCCTCATCGAGCACGTCGAAAACAAGTTCCTGCGCAAGGACATCACCGCGTTCCGCACGGGTGATTCCGTTCGCGTCCACTGGAAGGTCAAGGAAGGCGAGAAGGAGCGCGTGCAGGCCTTCGAGGGCGTGGTCATCCGCAAGACCAAGGGCACGAACCGCGCGACCTTCACCGTGCGCAAGATGTCCTTCGGCGTCGGCGTGGAGCGCATCTTCCCCATCCACAGCCCGCGCTACGAGAAGATCGAGGTCCTCACCCGCGGCGACGTGAACCGCAAGCGCCTGTTCTACCTCCGCGAGCTGAAGGGCAAGGCCTCGCGCGTGGACGTGCAGGTGGATCCTGAGAAGGCCGCCGCCAAGGCCGCCGTCGCCAAGGGCTAG
- a CDS encoding ATP-binding protein, with amino-acid sequence MHFVEVAIQNVRGFSPAGRFPLKTGYLILKPPTADVLPLGSLVLSLLFADGRGGDSSLVGAAGRSGKAALTFVGQDGMTYRVLRELGGSGSLHRLNPTTSQPELVSTDVSEINQYLRGQAGLPPRTTFEQVYCLQLVMLPSRRPRRSAPKAAAAAGAKASGATPSLAAATQVLPAEDVPAAEAKVKVLEKELVTAKAVDQLQFKVDELSSLIFEADSKLKGGEGLKTAIAEAEAAWRAAPSPESLGLPLDILSRVKRYPKVVARRDEALARLETDRDPELEDVSLQVPPLTKNRVFWGGLGAGVLFMGLSVGLGIVAGQPLWRYLALINIPAFGTAGWMALRYVDDLQHATRKGSKDNRKDARHKKILDEFELEDAPVRMAIKALNLETYEEIPGALEQKDLLGIRLGELQTQLEEFEASAEYQGALRDGQELRAQQEELNAELSAKGTYVRDLREVERELSRLKESIALAKAPPVQVVAAPGQAPVPVDPLEDPSPLVLSQAADVLTSDMLSVQALLKDRCVQYLTALTDKRYQGVEWDREGNAFLLAPNKRIPVGELPPKDIDLYYLALRLTVVEKTCARVKRPFLLDDVLTGVDEAKLPLVARMLKHLGTLTQVLHVTAHPGFGQMSDGTVNV; translated from the coding sequence ATGCACTTCGTCGAGGTCGCCATCCAGAACGTCCGCGGGTTCTCTCCCGCCGGGCGCTTCCCGCTGAAGACCGGGTACCTCATCCTCAAGCCGCCCACGGCGGACGTGCTGCCCTTGGGGAGCCTCGTGCTGTCGCTGCTGTTCGCGGACGGCCGGGGCGGGGACTCCAGTCTGGTGGGGGCCGCGGGGCGCTCGGGCAAGGCCGCGCTGACTTTCGTGGGCCAGGACGGGATGACGTACCGGGTACTGCGCGAGCTGGGCGGTTCTGGCTCGCTGCACCGGCTCAACCCCACCACGAGCCAGCCGGAGCTGGTGTCCACGGACGTCTCGGAGATCAACCAGTACCTGCGCGGTCAGGCGGGGCTGCCTCCGCGCACCACCTTCGAGCAGGTGTACTGCCTCCAGCTGGTGATGCTGCCGTCGCGCCGTCCCCGCAGGAGCGCGCCCAAGGCCGCCGCGGCCGCGGGAGCGAAGGCCTCCGGGGCCACGCCGTCGCTGGCCGCCGCCACGCAGGTGCTGCCCGCGGAGGACGTCCCGGCCGCCGAGGCGAAGGTGAAGGTGCTGGAGAAGGAGCTCGTCACCGCGAAGGCGGTGGATCAGCTCCAGTTCAAGGTGGACGAGCTGTCGTCGCTCATCTTCGAGGCGGACTCGAAGCTCAAGGGCGGCGAGGGGCTCAAGACCGCCATCGCGGAGGCGGAGGCCGCGTGGCGTGCGGCGCCGTCGCCGGAGTCGCTGGGCCTGCCGCTGGACATCCTCTCGCGCGTGAAGCGCTACCCGAAGGTGGTGGCGCGGCGGGACGAGGCGCTGGCGCGGCTGGAGACGGACCGCGATCCGGAGCTGGAGGACGTGTCGCTCCAGGTGCCGCCGCTCACGAAGAACCGCGTCTTCTGGGGCGGCCTGGGCGCGGGCGTGCTCTTCATGGGCCTGAGCGTGGGCCTGGGCATCGTCGCGGGACAGCCCCTGTGGCGCTACCTGGCGCTGATCAACATCCCCGCCTTCGGCACCGCCGGGTGGATGGCGCTGCGCTACGTGGATGACCTGCAGCACGCCACGCGCAAGGGCTCCAAGGACAACCGCAAGGACGCGCGGCACAAGAAGATCCTCGACGAGTTCGAGCTCGAGGACGCGCCGGTGCGCATGGCCATCAAGGCCCTGAACCTGGAGACCTACGAGGAGATCCCCGGCGCGCTGGAGCAGAAGGACCTGCTCGGCATCCGGTTGGGAGAGCTGCAGACGCAACTGGAGGAGTTCGAAGCCTCCGCCGAGTACCAGGGCGCCCTTCGCGATGGGCAGGAGCTGCGCGCGCAGCAGGAGGAGCTCAACGCGGAGCTGTCCGCCAAGGGCACCTACGTGCGCGACCTGCGCGAGGTGGAGCGCGAGCTGTCCCGGCTGAAGGAGTCCATCGCGCTGGCGAAGGCGCCCCCGGTGCAGGTCGTCGCGGCCCCCGGCCAGGCGCCGGTGCCGGTGGATCCGCTGGAGGATCCGTCCCCGCTGGTGCTGTCGCAGGCCGCGGACGTGCTCACGTCCGACATGCTGTCGGTGCAGGCGCTCCTGAAGGACCGCTGCGTGCAGTACCTCACCGCGCTCACGGACAAGCGCTACCAGGGCGTGGAGTGGGATCGGGAGGGCAACGCCTTCCTGCTCGCGCCGAACAAGCGCATCCCGGTAGGCGAGCTGCCCCCGAAGGACATCGACCTCTACTACCTGGCGCTGCGCCTGACGGTGGTGGAGAAGACGTGCGCCCGGGTGAAGCGCCCGTTCCTCCTGGACGACGTGCTGACGGGCGTGGACGAGGCGAAGCTGCCCCTCGTCGCCCGCATGCTCAAGCACCTGGGCACGCTCACCCAGGTCCTGCACGTCACCGCGCACCCCGGCTTCGGCCAGATGTCGGACGGCACCGTTAACGTCTAG
- the trmD gene encoding tRNA (guanosine(37)-N1)-methyltransferase TrmD: protein MSYPVELLTLFPDMLAGYLGASILGKAQEKGLLSVTLTNVRDFAEGKHRVTDDAPYGGGAGMVMKPEPLVAAIEAARARLPGAKALLMSPRGPTFTQATARELARHEAGLILVCGRYEGVDERVMPFLDGELSLGDFVLTGGEVAALAVVDAVARLVPGVLGNEASSVAESFEEGLLEHPHYTRPPVFRGAEVPAVLQSGDHARIARWRRWKAIKLTQERRPDLFARLEFSKADQKLLAREEEAL from the coding sequence GTGAGCTACCCCGTCGAACTGCTGACGCTGTTCCCCGACATGCTGGCTGGCTACCTGGGCGCGAGCATCCTCGGGAAGGCCCAGGAGAAGGGGCTGCTCTCCGTCACGCTCACCAACGTGCGCGACTTCGCCGAGGGCAAGCACCGCGTCACCGACGACGCGCCCTACGGCGGCGGCGCCGGCATGGTGATGAAGCCCGAACCCCTGGTGGCCGCCATCGAGGCCGCGCGGGCCCGGCTGCCCGGCGCGAAGGCGCTCCTGATGAGCCCTCGGGGGCCCACGTTCACCCAGGCCACGGCGCGCGAGCTGGCGCGGCACGAGGCCGGGCTGATCCTCGTCTGCGGCCGCTACGAGGGCGTGGACGAGCGGGTGATGCCCTTCCTGGACGGGGAACTGTCGCTGGGCGACTTCGTGCTCACGGGAGGGGAGGTGGCCGCCCTGGCCGTGGTGGACGCCGTGGCGCGGCTGGTGCCGGGCGTCCTGGGCAACGAGGCCTCCTCCGTCGCGGAGAGCTTTGAAGAAGGGCTGCTGGAGCACCCTCACTACACCCGGCCGCCTGTGTTCCGGGGCGCCGAGGTGCCGGCCGTCCTCCAGTCAGGCGATCACGCCCGCATCGCCCGGTGGCGCCGGTGGAAGGCCATCAAGCTCACGCAGGAGCGGCGGCCGGACCTGTTCGCGCGGCTGGAGTTCAGCAAGGCGGATCAGAAACTGCTCGCCAGGGAAGAAGAAGCGTTGTAA
- a CDS encoding KH domain-containing protein, with protein sequence MEPLLTYLAKALVDQPDQVALRISEADGGRLYELKVAPEDVGKVIGRDGRTVNALRTLLNAAAQKQGQKVRLEILDDRRTPGSPPAPPAPDAAR encoded by the coding sequence GTGGAGCCGCTGCTCACGTATCTGGCGAAGGCCCTGGTTGATCAACCCGACCAGGTCGCCCTGCGCATCTCCGAGGCGGATGGCGGCCGGCTCTATGAGCTGAAGGTCGCCCCCGAGGACGTCGGCAAGGTCATCGGCCGTGATGGGCGCACCGTGAACGCCCTCCGGACGCTGCTCAACGCCGCCGCCCAGAAGCAGGGCCAGAAGGTCCGCCTGGAGATTCTCGACGACCGGCGCACCCCGGGTTCTCCCCCGGCGCCGCCTGCTCCGGACGCCGCGCGGTGA
- a CDS encoding M23 family metallopeptidase produces MRPNLPTLGGPPKRNPFGPVVAVSVILGAAAGGVWWWKQRMADVPMDVASQTVTALDAGTVAQAPVAPPAPTDPVKAAGLERASIRIEGPLETALIQASDATVGPALAQVVTRTLVWWVRVPGEILRGDTLDVLYQRRPNEEPLVYAVRFVSGKTGQTHRAYRFTPAGEPNAHYYLPNGDELELRMEKSPIDSYEQITSLLRDGRGHKGVDFRAPVGTTVRAPFAGVVKRKNWNFGSNGNCIELVESGGKGRRALFLHLAELPKSVQPGMRVSAGQVLAQSGNTGHSFAPHLHYQLMLGENRVLDPFDQHKTYRASLAAAQKGAFDTEVQRLDGLLGTPVAGK; encoded by the coding sequence ATGCGGCCGAATCTTCCCACCCTCGGTGGACCACCGAAGCGCAATCCCTTCGGACCGGTGGTTGCCGTCTCCGTCATCCTCGGCGCGGCCGCGGGTGGCGTGTGGTGGTGGAAACAGCGCATGGCGGATGTCCCCATGGACGTCGCCTCGCAGACCGTGACCGCGCTGGACGCCGGCACCGTGGCCCAGGCCCCCGTGGCCCCGCCCGCGCCCACCGACCCCGTGAAGGCCGCCGGCCTGGAGCGCGCGTCCATCCGCATCGAGGGCCCGCTGGAGACGGCGCTCATCCAGGCCTCGGACGCCACCGTGGGTCCCGCCCTGGCCCAGGTGGTGACACGCACGCTGGTGTGGTGGGTGCGCGTACCCGGTGAAATCCTCCGGGGCGACACGCTGGACGTGCTCTACCAGCGCCGTCCCAACGAGGAGCCGCTGGTGTACGCGGTGCGCTTCGTGAGCGGCAAGACGGGCCAGACGCACCGGGCCTACCGCTTCACGCCCGCGGGCGAGCCGAACGCCCACTACTACCTGCCCAACGGTGACGAGCTGGAGCTGCGGATGGAGAAGTCCCCCATCGACAGCTACGAGCAGATCACCTCCCTCCTGCGCGACGGCCGCGGCCACAAGGGCGTGGACTTCCGCGCCCCGGTGGGCACGACGGTCCGGGCGCCCTTCGCGGGCGTCGTCAAGCGCAAGAACTGGAACTTCGGCAGCAACGGCAACTGCATCGAGCTGGTGGAGTCCGGAGGCAAGGGCCGCCGCGCGCTCTTCCTGCACCTGGCGGAGCTGCCCAAGTCCGTCCAGCCCGGGATGCGCGTGTCCGCGGGCCAGGTGCTGGCCCAGAGCGGCAACACGGGCCACTCCTTCGCCCCCCACCTGCACTACCAGCTCATGCTGGGTGAAAACCGGGTCCTGGACCCCTTCGACCAGCACAAGACCTACCGCGCCTCCCTGGCGGCGGCCCAGAAGGGCGCCTTCGACACCGAGGTCCAGCGCCTGGACGGACTGCTCGGGACGCCCGTGGCGGGCAAGTAA
- the rlmN gene encoding 23S rRNA (adenine(2503)-C(2))-methyltransferase RlmN — protein sequence MSEPTATALPVTEPLPVPAPAKLTDVASLSREKLALFLSEHLGERPFRAAQLYRWLHQRGATTFDEMTDLSKALREKLKAQAEIVPLVKDLEQRSVDGTIKYRFKTRDGRFIESVYMPAEDRKTLCVSTQVGCAMACSFCMTGTLGLKRNLTPGEIVAQVHAVNREVRRNEGLETLRPLTNLVFMGMGEPLHNFENLKTALSILQSEEGPNFSHRHITVSTVGLVPMIERFGQETDVKLAISLNASTDEQRSKTMPVNRKWNIAALLDACRKFPLRQGRRITFEYVLLKGFNDTDEDAHRLRELLRDIPAKVNLIPYNENPGLGFQTTGEQRAEEFRAILAEAHVAAYIRKNRGRDIAGACGQLANRDETAAEAPT from the coding sequence ATGTCAGAGCCTACCGCCACAGCCCTCCCTGTCACCGAGCCCCTGCCGGTGCCGGCCCCCGCGAAGCTGACCGACGTGGCCAGCCTGTCGCGCGAGAAGCTCGCGCTGTTCCTGAGCGAGCATCTGGGCGAGCGCCCGTTCCGCGCGGCGCAGCTCTACCGCTGGCTGCACCAGCGCGGCGCCACGACGTTCGACGAGATGACGGACCTGTCCAAGGCCCTGCGCGAGAAGCTCAAGGCCCAGGCGGAGATCGTCCCGCTGGTGAAGGACCTGGAGCAGCGCAGCGTCGACGGCACCATCAAGTACCGCTTCAAGACGCGCGACGGGCGCTTCATCGAGTCCGTCTACATGCCGGCGGAGGACCGCAAGACGCTCTGCGTGTCCACGCAGGTGGGCTGCGCGATGGCCTGCTCGTTCTGCATGACGGGGACGCTGGGCCTCAAGCGCAACCTCACCCCCGGGGAGATTGTCGCCCAGGTGCACGCGGTGAACCGCGAGGTGCGCCGCAACGAAGGTCTGGAGACGCTGCGCCCGCTCACGAACCTGGTGTTCATGGGCATGGGCGAGCCGCTCCACAACTTCGAGAACCTCAAGACGGCGCTCTCCATCCTCCAGTCGGAGGAGGGGCCCAACTTCAGCCACCGGCACATCACCGTCTCCACCGTGGGCCTGGTGCCGATGATCGAGCGCTTCGGCCAGGAGACGGACGTCAAGCTGGCCATCTCGCTCAACGCCAGCACGGACGAGCAGCGCAGCAAGACGATGCCGGTGAACCGCAAGTGGAACATCGCGGCGCTGCTGGACGCCTGCCGCAAGTTCCCGCTGCGCCAGGGCCGGCGCATCACCTTCGAGTACGTACTGCTCAAAGGGTTCAACGACACGGACGAGGACGCGCACCGGCTGAGGGAGCTCTTGCGCGACATTCCCGCGAAGGTGAACCTGATTCCCTACAACGAGAACCCCGGCCTGGGGTTCCAGACGACGGGCGAGCAGCGGGCCGAGGAGTTCCGGGCCATCCTTGCCGAGGCGCACGTCGCGGCATACATCCGCAAGAACCGGGGCCGGGACATCGCCGGGGCCTGTGGTCAGCTCGCCAACCGGGACGAGACGGCCGCGGAAGCCCCGACGTGA
- the rsmI gene encoding 16S rRNA (cytidine(1402)-2'-O)-methyltransferase, which translates to MAGTLYLVATPIGNLGDVTARALETLRTVGFLACEDTRHSRILLDHFGIAGKDLVSLPAFAEGQRAGRILDRLEAGEDCALITDAGSPGISDPGEKLVAEALERGLKVEPVPGPTALVAALSASGLPTGRFHFLGFLPRKGPERRAMLDEVAPLSATCVLYESPRRLAETLADLQEAWGDRRACVARELTKLHEEFVRGPLSTLVARYAGEETRGEVVVLVEGRTGEQRWSEDELRKALEAGLARGEKLKPLSTELARRAGWPGQEVYRLGLGLKQR; encoded by the coding sequence TTGGCTGGAACGCTCTACCTCGTGGCCACGCCCATCGGGAACCTGGGGGACGTCACCGCCCGGGCCCTGGAGACGCTGCGCACCGTGGGCTTCCTCGCGTGCGAGGACACCCGGCACTCGCGCATCCTGTTGGACCACTTCGGCATCGCCGGGAAGGACCTGGTCAGCCTGCCGGCCTTCGCGGAGGGGCAGCGCGCCGGGCGCATCCTGGACCGCCTCGAGGCCGGTGAGGACTGCGCGCTCATCACCGACGCGGGCAGCCCCGGCATCAGCGACCCGGGGGAGAAGCTGGTGGCGGAGGCGCTGGAGCGCGGCCTGAAGGTGGAGCCGGTGCCGGGGCCCACGGCGCTGGTGGCCGCCCTGAGCGCTTCAGGGCTGCCCACGGGGCGCTTCCACTTCCTGGGCTTCCTGCCGCGCAAGGGGCCGGAGCGCCGCGCCATGCTGGATGAGGTGGCGCCCCTGTCCGCCACCTGCGTCCTCTACGAGTCCCCGCGCCGCCTGGCGGAGACGCTGGCGGACCTCCAGGAGGCCTGGGGCGACCGGCGCGCGTGCGTGGCGCGCGAGCTGACCAAGCTGCACGAGGAGTTCGTCCGGGGCCCGCTGTCCACGCTCGTGGCGCGCTACGCGGGGGAGGAGACCCGGGGCGAGGTGGTGGTGCTGGTGGAGGGCCGCACTGGCGAGCAGCGCTGGAGCGAGGACGAGCTGCGCAAGGCGCTGGAGGCGGGTCTGGCTCGCGGCGAGAAGCTCAAGCCGCTGAGCACGGAGCTGGCCCGCCGCGCGGGGTGGCCCGGCCAGGAGGTGTACCGGCTGGGCCTGGGGTTGAAGCAGCGGTAG
- the sucD gene encoding succinate--CoA ligase subunit alpha produces the protein MSILVNENTKVLVQGITGSAGSFHAKQMLEYGTKIVGGVTPGKGGTSFEGKVPVFNTVADAVKQAGANTSVIFVPPPFAADSIMEAADAGISLIITITEGIPVNDMVRAKRYLQGKPGVRLIGPNCPGVITPGAKCKIGIMPGHIHKPGRIGVVSRSGTLTYEAVHQLTQLGLGQSTAVGIGGDPVNGTNFVDVLKLFQADPETDAVIMIGEIGGSAEEEGAEYVKREFTKPIAGFIAGQSAPPGKRMGHAGAIISGGKGTATEKIKAMEGAGILMAASPAELGTTLQEAVKRGPPKR, from the coding sequence ATGAGCATCCTCGTCAACGAGAACACGAAGGTCCTCGTCCAGGGCATCACCGGTTCGGCGGGCTCGTTCCACGCCAAGCAGATGCTGGAGTACGGGACGAAGATTGTGGGCGGTGTCACGCCGGGCAAGGGCGGCACCTCCTTCGAGGGCAAGGTTCCCGTGTTCAACACGGTCGCCGACGCGGTGAAGCAGGCGGGCGCGAACACGTCCGTCATCTTCGTGCCGCCGCCCTTCGCCGCGGACTCCATCATGGAGGCCGCGGACGCCGGCATCTCCCTCATCATCACCATCACCGAAGGCATCCCGGTCAACGACATGGTGCGCGCCAAGCGCTACCTGCAGGGCAAGCCGGGCGTGCGCCTGATTGGCCCGAACTGCCCGGGCGTCATCACCCCCGGCGCCAAGTGCAAGATCGGCATCATGCCGGGCCACATCCACAAGCCGGGCCGCATCGGCGTGGTGTCCCGCTCCGGCACGCTGACCTACGAAGCCGTGCACCAGCTCACGCAGCTGGGCCTGGGCCAGTCCACCGCGGTGGGCATCGGCGGCGACCCGGTCAACGGCACCAACTTCGTGGACGTGCTGAAGCTCTTCCAGGCCGACCCTGAGACGGACGCCGTCATCATGATCGGTGAGATCGGCGGCAGCGCCGAGGAAGAGGGCGCCGAGTACGTCAAGCGCGAGTTCACCAAGCCCATCGCCGGCTTCATCGCCGGTCAGTCCGCGCCCCCGGGCAAGCGCATGGGCCACGCGGGCGCCATCATCTCCGGCGGCAAGGGCACGGCCACGGAGAAGATCAAGGCGATGGAGGGCGCGGGCATCCTGATGGCCGCCAGCCCCGCCGAGCTGGGCACCACGCTGCAGGAGGCCGTCAAGCGCGGCCCGCCGAAGCGCTGA
- the rpsP gene encoding 30S ribosomal protein S16, with amino-acid sequence MAVVLRLARAGAKKMPYYHVVATDSRSPRDGKFLEQVGSYDPNHSPAKVQFNEERLNYWLKSGALPSETVADLIKTAKKQAPATTA; translated from the coding sequence ATGGCCGTTGTCCTCCGTCTTGCCCGCGCGGGCGCCAAGAAGATGCCGTACTACCACGTGGTTGCCACCGACTCGCGCAGCCCGCGCGACGGCAAGTTCCTGGAGCAGGTCGGTTCCTACGACCCCAACCACAGCCCCGCGAAGGTGCAGTTCAACGAGGAGCGGCTGAACTACTGGCTGAAGAGCGGCGCGCTGCCCTCCGAGACGGTCGCGGACCTCATCAAGACGGCGAAGAAGCAGGCCCCGGCGACCACCGCCTGA
- a CDS encoding YraN family protein, translated as MGTRRDVGNVAEAEGVRLLESQGYRVVARNWTCRYGELDIVAEQGDVMCFVEVRMRSTAAWGDPSHTVSFAKQRRVVKAALHYLFQNGIDGRMVRFDVISVVGQGQHARVEHLPAAFDAGM; from the coding sequence ATGGGAACGCGGCGGGACGTGGGGAACGTGGCGGAGGCGGAGGGCGTGCGCCTGCTGGAGTCGCAGGGCTACCGGGTGGTGGCGCGCAACTGGACGTGCCGCTACGGAGAGCTGGACATCGTGGCGGAGCAGGGTGACGTCATGTGCTTCGTGGAGGTGCGCATGCGCTCCACCGCGGCGTGGGGAGACCCCTCGCACACCGTGTCCTTCGCCAAGCAGCGCCGGGTGGTGAAGGCCGCGCTGCACTATCTCTTCCAGAACGGCATCGACGGGCGCATGGTGCGCTTCGACGTCATCTCCGTCGTGGGCCAGGGCCAGCACGCCCGGGTGGAGCACCTGCCCGCCGCCTTCGACGCTGGCATGTAA